The genomic stretch GGATGGCGGCATCACCGTCATCAAGCGGATCGAGGCGGGCGGGCATGGCCATCATGGCGGCGCCTGGAAGGTCGCCTATGCCGATTTCGTGACCGCGATGATGGCGTTCTTCCTGCTGATGTGGCTGCTCAACGCCACCACCGAGGAACAGCGCCGCGGCATCGCCGACTTCTTCAACCCTTCCAACGCTCTGGCCAGCGGCACCTCGGGCACCGGCATGCCCTTTGGCGGGATGACGCCGCACAGCGCGGGCAACATGGCCGCCGATACCGGCGCCATCCGGATCGAGCGCGGCCCCCGCCCCACCGAGCAGGAGATGGAAGAGGACGACACCGACCGCCCGGCCGAGCCCGTGCGACGCGTCCAGGGGCCGCCAGGCGATGAGGATGCGCGCTCAGAGCGGGTGGATTCGGTCAGCGCGCCAGCCGGCAACCCGCCCTTGGCCCACCTGGAAAGCAGCGGCCCCGCCAGTGAGGCGCACCTCCCCCTCACGGGCGAGGCGTTGCGCCGCCGCGAAGCCGCGCGCACCGAGCAGGAGCGCTTCGAGGATATGGCCGATGCGCTGCGCCAGACCTTCCTGGCCGATCCAGCCCTCGCTGAGCTGGCGCGGCAGGTGCTGGTGGAAATCACGCCCGAAGGGCTTCGCGTGCAGCTCCTGGAGGCCGATGGCCAGCCCATGTTCGCGGCGGGCGGCGCGGCCCCGACCGAGCGCGCGCGCCAGATGATCCAGCGCGTCGCCCAGGCCGCCGCCCGCCTGCCCAATCCCATCCAGGTCACCGGCCATACCGACAGCACGCCCTTCCGGGGTGGCGGCGCGCGCAGCAACTGGGATCTCTCGGCCGAGCGCGCCAATGCCACCCGGCGCCTGCTGAGCGAGGCGGGTGTGGCGGAGGCCCGCATCCGCGGCGTCACCGGCATGGCTGACCGTGATCCGCTGCTGCCGCAACAACCCCAGGCCGCCGGCAACCGCCGCGTCGCCATCACCCTGCTGCGCCAGGCCGAGGCTTTCGGCACGGGAGGTGGCCGATGACCCCCATCGCGGGCTTCGTCTTCCTGCTGGTCACCGTATTCGGCGGCTACACCATCGCCGGGGGCAAGTTCGGCATCATCATGAAGTCCCTGCCCTATGAGATGCTGATGATCGGCGGCGCCGCCATTGGCGCCTTCATCATGGCCAACTCCATGCATGACGTGAAACACGTGCTGGGCGGCATCGGCAAGATCCTCAAGGGGCCACGCTTCAAGAAGGCCGACTACACCGACCTTCTCTCGTTGCTCTACTACTTCGTCCGGCTGGCCCAGACCAAGGGAGCGATGGCGCTGGAGCCGCACATCGAAAAGCCCGAGGAAAGCCCCGTCTTCAGCAAGTTTCCCAAGATCCAGAAGGATCACCACGCGACGGACCTGATCTGCGACTATCTGCGCATGGTCGGCATGAATGCCGATGATCCGCACCAGATCGAGGATACCATGGCGCGCGAGCTCAAGAAGCTGAAGGAGGAGGAGTTGCACCCCTCCCACGCCATGCAGAATATCGCCGATGCGCTGCCCGCACTCGGCATCGTCGCCGCCGTGCTGGGCGTCATCAAGACCATGGCCTCGATTGACCAGCCGCCCGCCGTACTGGGCGGGATGATCGGCGGCGCGCTGGTCGGCACCTTCCTGGGCGTCCTGCTGGCCTATGGGCTGATGGGGCCGCTCGCCTCCCGCCTCAAGGGCGTGGTGGAGGAGGAGGCCGCCTATTACGAGGTGATCCGCGCCGTCATCGTGGCGCATCTGCACGGCAATGCGCCGCAGGTCTCGGTCGAGACGGGGCGCAAGGTCGCTCCC from Sediminicoccus sp. KRV36 encodes the following:
- a CDS encoding flagellar motor protein MotB; this encodes MAKRGKGDGGITVIKRIEAGGHGHHGGAWKVAYADFVTAMMAFFLLMWLLNATTEEQRRGIADFFNPSNALASGTSGTGMPFGGMTPHSAGNMAADTGAIRIERGPRPTEQEMEEDDTDRPAEPVRRVQGPPGDEDARSERVDSVSAPAGNPPLAHLESSGPASEAHLPLTGEALRRREAARTEQERFEDMADALRQTFLADPALAELARQVLVEITPEGLRVQLLEADGQPMFAAGGAAPTERARQMIQRVAQAAARLPNPIQVTGHTDSTPFRGGGARSNWDLSAERANATRRLLSEAGVAEARIRGVTGMADRDPLLPQQPQAAGNRRVAITLLRQAEAFGTGGGR
- the motA gene encoding flagellar motor stator protein MotA, producing MTPIAGFVFLLVTVFGGYTIAGGKFGIIMKSLPYEMLMIGGAAIGAFIMANSMHDVKHVLGGIGKILKGPRFKKADYTDLLSLLYYFVRLAQTKGAMALEPHIEKPEESPVFSKFPKIQKDHHATDLICDYLRMVGMNADDPHQIEDTMARELKKLKEEELHPSHAMQNIADALPALGIVAAVLGVIKTMASIDQPPAVLGGMIGGALVGTFLGVLLAYGLMGPLASRLKGVVEEEAAYYEVIRAVIVAHLHGNAPQVSVETGRKVAPSFLMPSFSETETALQELSIA